The DNA window ggtcttcagtgatttcagctcagtgcaaataagaagcaggaggcgaggatctggtggtacaacatctctttacttcaaagaacaggtaagagccagaacacagggaatggggaaaactgggacttatatagtaacagagacaacaggtgccaccaccgagaaggccctctgcctggttccctgcaacctggcttctcgcaacgagggaaccgccagaaggccctcagtactggacctcagtgtccaggcagaacgatgggggtggagacgctcagtGGGTTTTgtgatgaatgctttgatgggaagtcagatggtggctgcgactaaagctctttccacattccaagcactgatagggtttctcccctgtatgaattctgtgatgggaagtgagattggagctatgagtgaagctctttccacattccaagcactgatagggtttctcccctgtatgaattctgtgatgggaagtgagatcggcgctcagacgaaagctctttccacattccaagcactgatagggtttctcccctgtatgaattctgtgatgggaagtgagatcggagctatgagtgaagctctttccacattccaagcactgatagggtttctcccctgtatgaattctgtgatgggaagtgagattggagctatgagtgaagctctttccacattccaagcactgatagggtttctcccctgtatgaattctgtgatgggaagtgagagatgtgctgcaactgaagctctttccacattccaagcactgatagggtttctcccctgtatgaattctgtgatgggaagtgagatcggcgctcagacgaaagctctttccacattccaagcactgatagggtttctcccctgtatgaattctgtgatgggaagtgagatcggcgctcagacgaaagctctttccacattccaagcactgatagggtttctcccctgtatgaattctgtgatgggaagtgagaaggctagactgactgaagctctttccacattccaagcactgatagggtttctcccctgtatgaattctgtgatgggaagtgagatggctagagtgactgaagctctttccacattccaagcactgatagggtttctcccctgtatgaattctgtgatgggaagtgagattggcgctcagacgaaagctctttccacattccaagcactgatagggtttctcccctgtatgaattctgtgatgggaagtgagataggcgctcagacgaaagctctttccacactccaagcactgatagggtttctcccctgtatgaattctgtgatgggaagtgagattggagctatgagtgaagctctttccacattccaagcactgatagggtttctcccctgtatgaattctgtgatgggaagtgagacaggcgctcagacgaaagctctttccacactccaagcactgatagggtttctcccctgtatgaattctgtgatgggaagtgagatcaccattgtaactgaagctctttccacattccaagcactgatagggtttctcccctgtatgaattatgtgatgggaagtgagatggtggctgtggctgaagctttttccacattcaaagcactgatagggtttctcccctgtatgaattctttgatgggaagtgagattcttcttgaaactgaagctctttccacattctctgcactgatacaatttctccctcctctgtgttcTTTCGTGTGAAGTGAGACTATTCCTCTGAAGGAACCTCTTTCTCTGATGAGAAGAGGACTGGGAGTTCTGACGtatgttctctccacactctgaatatttatttggcttctcctctatgtggattctgttgtggtcccccttgttcttcccttccaattcatcaccatctgcaatgaagagagaagctaattagaacctcaggaagaaatggagctccaggttattgaacaaagttaatgaatgcctgtgatagaggaagaactgaagaatgttagatgtgaggccttactataattaattcccactgctttcccccctcctagtATGAACTGATGTATTGCTTGGCTTTCATCtggaaatggattttgtttggctcaatCCTGGAATCCACTCCATCCCCAAGGTCAGTCATCTCTTTAGTCAACCaaatacagacaaaaacaaaaacaaatctgatcttctacaactttttgtagtggaggttcatcacatagaggtatgtatgaaatttaaaaatggatattaTCATCCAACTTTGTCggtgaaacaaacagcaacatcttcaccAACGCACTTCCCAACAGCTGTTGCCTCAATCTGGTTggactaaatttaaatttatacgcAAATCACTTTTTCCACATTAAACCTGTTCCCTCCCATGTTCAGGAGAagaccaactctgtattgttTCAGTGTTAACAGAAGAGGACAAATGACTATGACTCacacttaatctaagcacaacggcCACAAGAGCTCCTGACTAGGCATTCAGCTATGCAATGTTGAATGTtctttgctctctgctgtttcctcgggtttttttttgttttagtttaaagCAATTCATGAATTTAGAACTCATAACTGACCAGTAATGATGAATCATGTTATAGATATTCCTGCAAATTTATTCTGTTAGTTttgagatatacaaatgacacAAGAAGACTCGGTCTACATATTTATATCATTTAGTGGTCCtatgttgcttgtttttaaaagcaaataaaaggctattccaaaaaggaaagagaaaggcaacaCACAGTGGCCCCATCTACGTTcaatctgcaaagcaggatcaggtcactttaaagagtcatggcttctagTGCTGCGCGATAGATCAGTAAGTTGTCTGACCTTGGTAGGGCATCCAGATCACAGTACTGGttttagacattttgagctgcGGTGGCCGGGGAGCTGTGATGTATTCCTAGCTCAAATGGCCTGCAGATGACACAaggtgctccccttctccatctccatccgcctgcctgcctccccccacccccaagatgagcaagccccaatacctctctggctccatccctccatgcccctgggactcacccgatctctcggaggtccctgggagggaacgctcagaggttgtggggagggaagcaggagacaacctcaccaggtcaaccgtccacctccccccttccatcctcgccaggtttgcaggatccgtctcttttgtccttcctgaggagtcaaggagccaaaacaagctgcagggtcctgggagagaggaagaagcaaagggagcctcagaggcagggccgtattaagcatatccggcgccgtggtgcaaagatccttctggcgccccccccctttcccatagttgtcaacctttttaaggggggggggaaccccaaggttccctagagttgttgactttttaagggagctgacaacacgcttacacattatctctgcttgggaaaagaaaacaggaaacttttttaaaaatttaattgaattttttaataTGATTCTTATAAAGGTTGACATAACAACAGTTCATTCCCCATATCTTTACAGTTCCCCccagtctttccccctcccttcccaccctccccataaccgggccttccttcttcatatcttttaaccatgtacacagtctcttcctttttgcctgtatattcgggttggcttctcccctttctacccaattcctgtagaatgcccacttatttgtgattttttgacatttactttcccatctatcctcaactcctatctgtgcaaatatttctgattgtacatattcaaaaacagagttgttccatttttccatattccatttagcttttcctttccatcctagagcaataatTGCCATTCCggctaaaatcatgatcttatacagctCTTGCTTGTTACTTTTTACATTGTAATTACCCAGTATTCCCGAAAACagcaagtccctattaatttctatgtttatttgggataatccagaaattacctttattatcttttgccaatattccttaaccaaattgcattattaatgaatttttaaaagaaattaaaaaaagaagatgggctgcaatcctatgcagcccTTGCACCCAACCTGCACCTAAAAATGTGCACAAACTTGCAGCAGAGAATTGCAGAGTAGGAATATGGGGGAGggcaggcatgggcatagccaggatttatgttagggggcagaatctcagttaatTAAGGATTTAATTGGACTCCCTTGGACCCAAGGAAGCCCCGCCCTGCaaaactgatcacaagatgcagctgcGCACACCATGGCCATTAACTGGGGGaggggcctcaaatattttatggggggcaccaaagggacctcggccctcgGAGTTGCCTCTTATGCAGTCAgtcatggctggctggcagaccTGTTGACTGTGTTCCTTAAGTTATAGGCACGCCTGCCAAGACCCCAAAGTGTCTCCTGTTAAGGTGCCCTGGGGTTATGCCAAtctgtgaggaagagaagcagaatctattgctctccctccccctttttggctgggtttctacgtccttcatccttctggcaggcagaaatccagcaggcggGGAAGAATTCCTTTCAATATTGTTgctggaatgtttgcagtgaCTGAGAGCTTCCATTGGGCCATGGCAATGGATTGCTTGGAagtgatttctgcaccaggtCAAGGAATTTGTAGCCCCCCCCCATTACACCTGCATTTTGTGGCCTAAAGCACAGGAACGAAGCAGCAAAAGGTACTTTATGACCTCCAGGCAAGGACGGAGCGAGCCAAGGagcgccccccttccttccccggcTTGTTTGGGCCTCCTTGATCCCTCCGTGTTACACCGAATGACActtccctcatccctgcctttttctccccttttccgcCCCTTTCGCCCAAACTCCTCAGGTGACGCCTgcaatttctcccctttgctgCTGCGTCTCCTTTGCCCTCCGCCATGACTCTCCGCTCCCAGACTtgggggtctctcccccccccatgcatgatctgaacagggacccccatgcaccccccttctccccattgaaccttcagggggaagagagaggaggagacccaAACTCTCCCCTACCACAGTTTCCagtaactagcattcagaagcattactgacactgatcatggaggcagtaaacagccataatggctagtagccattgaaagccttctcctccaccaaggggtctaatcctctctgaaaaccacccaagttggcagccatccctgcccccttccatagtttaacgatgtgctgtgtgaagaaagactttatattatccgccctgaatcttccgacgttcagtttcattggacgtccacgaattctagtgttatgagagagggagaggaaacttctctctctttactttctcccacagcacgcataattttatgaacttctatcatgtgtcacttgctacttgccttttctttagaccaggcacccccaaactgcggccctccagatgtttgggcctacaactcccatgattcctagctaagaggaccagtggtcagggatgatgggaattgtagtccaaaacatctggagggccaaagtttggggatgcctgctctagaccaagaactcccaaatgcagcagcctttccttagaaaggagtcgccgttgatcattttagttgctcttttctgaacctttagaactttacaacacactttttgaggtgaggcgatggAACTGTACAGATGCAGCTCCAAATGCAGGCTGGTGGCTTGTCTTAAGAGTAGATCAAGCTTGGTGCGACAACGACCCATTTGCCCCAATAGACCAGTCTCCCCTGTATTTTATGATGTATAGAATATGGGATCTGTGTAAtacataataattataataatttattatttataccccgcccatctggctgggtttccccagccactctgggcggcttccaaccaaatattaaaaacagtacagcatcaaacattaaaaacttcctgtcagagggcctgatatggctactctagagtaacgactccagcatggtcttttaaggcttttattaagtgctgattatttacagtgttcagagcagtaaaaatgcatccttaaggtgaggtgtcagaacctccgaatggtgattggcgcgttttcttccagcaccaaagctttggcagacccaacctcttccccctacgtttgcgtcgcaattcgggagttggggggattggcctcccccccccgtgcgtccaacttcctgtcccacctgcggcatgggctccacaaccttgcctgagcctcggacaccacttcctgactctccgctggaggcagagctctccttactctctccagcgcttggggatgggctggaacttaagatgggagggacttccctgtatcccttgtccctcacatccacccccctcccaggctcctctccccccctccctaggggctctctgcttgctggggacgagtgaaaccccaagaagtctgtggcatccgagcctgtgggtgtaaaaatttccccccaatcctgcgatctttctccttccccctgagaagacgggaatcccaagaagtcagtggcgtcagagctggtgggagtaaaaatgttctgccagtcctctcctgcctctgacgtagtcgacctcggtgaaacccacacctcttcttccgtatcctcaaattctgcttcccatctccatggagagctgctgcctgcgatcccttcctcccgcccctccccctctccctccctttccatgtgccagggcttgggcctgtgggggaacagggcgtggaactcttccactaaaaattcctcaggtacttccgtggccggtatccactcattgtgggacggcggagtgtcctcccatgctatcaggtactccagccctctcacccctctccttgagtctaaaatctcagttgcctcattgagctgtcgggcgtctcccgtctccccccctccctctggaggctgatcgctgtccctgaacctggtactttccctgtacggcgacagcagcgatctatgaaacactgggtgcactctcatgtcctcaggcagtgctagcctgaaggctaccgggttgacctgttgcgtgaccgtgaagtggcccagcctcctgggtgctaacttcttgcatcgccccctggtgggaagaccttccgaggataaccaaaccttgtcccccaccctgatgacctctcccggtcgcctgtggcgatctgcccccttcttgtacgcttccttggccctctccaagtgttctctgagctgctggtgcaccgtctccaggtcctctgcccaatcctctgcctgtgggccctcttcctcctcctccccctccctctccgggaaagatctgaggtcgcgcccgtagttggccttaaagggcgacacccctgtggagacgtgcaccgcattgttgtaggcaaattctgccagtggcaggcgatccacccagtccgtttgcctctggctgacgtaacatctcaggtactgctgcagaatggcgttgacccgctccgcctgtccattggtctgcgggtgccgagccgtagacaaactgacctccacctgcaggaggttcattagccgccgccagaacctggaaacaaattggcggccacgatccgaaataactcttaaaggcaatccatgcagtctgaatacgtggtcaacaaacagtttggccgtctcttctgccgagaccgccctggcacacggtataaagtggcacattttggacatgaggtccaccaccaccaacactgcggtcttgcccctggacgacggcaggtctgtgatgaagtccatggacactacttcccacggcctgtgcggtgtggctaatggctccagcaaacctgctggtggcgctctgaccacctttgctcgctggcaggtgtcacatccccttacataatcccgaacatcctcccgcacccctggccaccagaagtgtctcatgactaggtgagtggttttgtcccttccgaaatgacccgccgttgggttgtcgtgcatctgcttgaggaccttacctctcagctgtttggtgggcaggtacagggctcccctgtaacaaagcaaacccctcctttcctcaaagtctttagcctgctccctcccccctcgcagctctctgaagatgcgggaggcaaactcatctgctgccgtcagtgctgtgagttctgcctcgctcaccactgctgctccgcaggaccatgctgatggggggaaaatgtgcctgggtgctggtggcaactcctgctccatgtactctggtttgcgggagagggcatccgccctgacattctgctcccccgggatgtagtggatggagaagttgaagttcgagaagaactctgcccaccgtatctgtcgctggttgagcaccctggccgttctccagaactccaggttcttgtggtctgtgcacacctggatggggtgcttggcgcccaccaggaagtgtcgccagtgctggaaagcagcgtggatcgcaagaagttccctatcaatcgattttccttgtgttaagttatgaatctcctgtttagtggcctccatttcactgtcactagcgtacattatttttaaagcttctagaaataattttgtgttcttcatgcaaggatttttttgcgcgatgagcggtcttacccattcccgggcggcccccgtcaaatgctctatgataaaggagactctgtgcgcgtcatctgggaattctgccgcatgcaattccagcgcataatttatttctgtctcgaatcctaggtactccctagggtcgccgctaaacttggtgactaggctctgtccccttctcacttggactagctgcggctggggcgcccccccacctctagcggctttctcctcttccaactttttctgcaggtccaataccatcacccttagctgtttctcagtctcctcttttgtcctcacctggtccaccagcttgttcagctcctcctgcgcccctcgcgcttcctcctgagcggcatgcaattgctgctgtgcctgcgctgtgaggttccgtagctcctgcttcgctgcttcggcctccagcctccaatgctcagcctcttgagcgctcatcgctgcactccaaagtagccaaaaaaagattcggaggttgctgtcagagggcctgatatggctactctagagtaacgactccagcatggtcttttaaggcttttattaagtgctgattatttacagtgttcagagcagtaaaaatgcatccttaaggtgaggtgtcagaacctccgaatggcgattggcgcgttttcttccagcaccaaagctttggcagacccaacctcttccccctacgtttgcgtcgcaattcgggagttggggggattggcctcccccccccgtgcgtccaacttcctgtcccacctgcggcatgggctccacaaccttgcctgagcctcggacaccacttcctgactctccgctggaggcagagctctccttactctctacagcgcttggggatgggctggaacttaagatgggagggacttccctgtatcccttgtccctcacacttccctaaacagggccgccttcagttgtcttctaaaagtaaaataattgcttattgccttgacatctgctgggagggcgttccacagggtgggtgccactactgagaaggccctctgtctggttccctgtaacctcacttctcgcaatgagggaaccgccagaaggccctcggtgctggatctcaatgtccgggctgaatgatgggggtggagacgctccttcaggtatacaggacctgcAATCTGGTGTTTTTAAGATCTGCTTTTTTAGATTGTTATACCTGGAAGATCAagtgtgtcagaccaggacctgggagaccagggttcaaatctctactcagccatgaaggtctaaATGAccttgggcgaccttgggctggtcactttctctcagcctaacctacctcagagggttgtggtgaggataaaatgaggagtagAGATAGCCACATACAACAGCTTCAGCTCTATgcaggaaaggagggatataaatgtaattttaaaaatatatctatgtatgctgctggggtttttgttgcttttttttgcttctgttgtgcaGCACCTCAGAAATACTTGTTGGAAAGTGGTTTTTAAATCcctaagcaaaggaagaaacaaaatactgCACATGGCATAGATCAAAGAATCCAAGGCTCTAATttcaactgtgggaaggtgtgaGTTGTTTCCAGATGGCTGATGTGGCAATGGGGCCGGAAGGAGCCGCTTGCTGGAGCAAGGACCGAATTTCCACAGAGAGGAATTTTTGAGCAAGACACCTGCTGAAAGgtcagaaagcagaagggaaggcaAAGGTGCTTGCGGCTGCAATGGATGCCTGGAAAAGTGCAGGCCAAGTGCCTGGGCAGCAGGTCAGGACAGAGAAGGGCAAATGAAACCAGAACTCTTGAGGCTGCAATCAGTGGCAGACGTAACCTGCAAATCTCTTCAATTCAGCAGGACTGAGTAAACCTGTGAAGGATTacaatgtgtgggggggggaggggggggacaactgtgggaaggtgtgcaCCCACTTCATTTTTTATTCGCATACACCTTTTATTCTCACCACAGTCctccaaggtaggctaggctgaaggaTAGTGATTGGCTCAGCAACGTACAGCCTGCAAACTTTGCATCTGAGTGCGGCTGCGAATCAAGGTCTCCACGAACATAGCCTAGCACTCCAACCACTGAACTGCACTGCCTCTTCTTACATCTCCAGTGAGGCGTAGATTATTTGACAGTGACATTCCCCCCGCAGTGCagagatgcaataatggaaacaaacacagcctctcaacccaacagggatggaatacttttatagactgggggctgcaatcccgtgatgggaggagccagaagtaaaagtgggtggggcaaggctggtaagggacgtggccttgagggctgcattcagcttctaggccagaggttccctaccgcTGTTCTACAACACTCAGGCGTGCCTGTTTAAAAGACACGTCCCTTTCTGCTGAGATGACATTTTCACATCCTTTGATTTTATGattccaggaatcttttttttatatcagcagtgatcaggaatggtgaCAAAGCAGGTTTGCcttacaaaacacaaagcaggggGAAGTCCAGGAATGCAGGACCGGATCAATCTTTAGCCTCCAAGGCTATTTGTCAAGTGCACGGTTACATGCCTCTCCTCTTAGTCACCTCTGCACGTCAGGTGATTAAAGTAGTTGATAACACACAAAGCAAAAACTTGCCCATGTGCACATCAGGTCTATGGCTGGCCCCTGAAGATTGCTCTCGATGACAACACATCCAAGAGGAGCATCACAAACCGTTGGAATGTAAACGGACACCACAATTAAGGCGGCTGGGAACAAAGTGTGAAAATAAACGCACATGTCCAAAAGAAACAGCTGTGTCAGAGCTTTCTGATGAGCAGTGAAAAGGTAGCACAGtaattttttcattaaagattttcttgagttacaaaaatatgtgcaatgtctccagggctagggctagggttttttgcaccctaggcgagatcaccttctggcgccccccccccccccggccaaataATGTGATTCTCTGTGTTGGCAATAGGTACCAGTATGCTCTCAAgagacccaaccttcagcaaaGTAGCCTGTCAGTTTTGTTCAGTGTATATGCTGTCAATTGCTGGGGTCCGGGGTGGCGGCGACACAATGTCCTCTGCCATGCTacctgataaactgcaaatatggtactcacaggtacatgatccactgagtcaaccattcatcctattatttaatgtaaactgcttagctgcttgtttagAGGAACAAGGGaattgccttatactaagtccattggtcaatcttgtttagtattgtctacactgactggcagcagctttccagatggaagtgaactaaagagtgtcacaagaggaagaagaggaaagagagagcggagggGAAAAGAGAGCGGAGGGGAAAAGCGGAGCTCCGTGTTCACGGAGGTTTCAACGCTAAATCTGAAGGCTTTCAAGAGTCggaggcaaaaaagaaaggggggtgagCGCTCAATACACCCCCCTCTACAACAGCAAAGCACGGGGCTTTGCTGGAAAAGGGAACAGCGGCGTAAGAAGGCAGAACTCCGTGCCGGCACCCCTCTTATTAGCGGTGGTGGAGGCGACGGAGAGGAGCCGAACGCAGATCGCAAACGCAACCAAGT is part of the Zootoca vivipara chromosome W, rZooViv1.1, whole genome shotgun sequence genome and encodes:
- the LOC132591470 gene encoding zinc finger protein 420-like — translated: MSKTSTVIWMPYQECGENIRQNSQSSSHQRKRFLQRNSLTSHERTQRREKLYQCRECGKSFSFKKNLTSHQRIHTGEKPYQCFECGKSFSHSHHLTSHHIIHTGEKPYQCLECGKSFSYNGDLTSHHRIHTGEKPYQCLECGKSFRLSACLTSHHRIHTGEKPYQCLECGKSFTHSSNLTSHHRIHTGEKPYQCLECGKSFRLSAYLTSHHRIHTGEKPYQCLECGKSFRLSANLTSHHRIHTGEKPYQCLECGKSFSHSSHLTSHHRIHTGEKPYQCLECGKSFSQSSLLTSHHRIHTGEKPYQCLECGKSFRLSADLTSHHRIHTGEKPYQCLECGKSFRLSADLTSHHRIHTGEKPYQCLECGKSFSCSTSLTSHHRIHTGEKPYQCLECGKSFTHSSNLTSHHRIHTGEKPYQCLECGKSFTHSSDLTSHHRIHTGEKPYQCLECGKSFRLSADLTSHHRIHTGEKPYQCLECGKSFTHSSNLTSHHRIHTGEKPYQCLECGKSFSRSHHLTSHQSIHHKTH